A window of the Glaciimonas sp. CA11.2 genome harbors these coding sequences:
- a CDS encoding IS4 family transposase, protein MLDDTLHFLANHLEAPDWRRLGEHLPVEWIEQAVLRTEATSIRHRRLPAEQVVWLMVALALYRHKSISEVLDDLGLAVPDSQTPFVSKSAVAQARQRLGSDPLKWLFDHSVQHWSKQDRGTYLFKGLVLFAMDGTTLRTHDIVEDREHFGAQNYASGAIASYPQVRGVTLTALSTHIVHSAAFGPYGTNEMLYAKQLIDGVPNDSLTVFDRGFLSAEILCALTRGGSERHFIIPAKSNTRWEIIEGDDEEDDFTVRMRVSPQARAKCAELPQFWEARAIAIVDHQGRKRILLTSLRDQRRYKPLDIANCYARRWGIETSYRELNQTMLGTTLTLRSKTVDGVYQEIWGTLIAYNLIRLEIAKAALVVKCEPTEVSFIRAFHLIQFELHWTAVTRSYGKLPASMKHLRERLVSLLKDERPDRKFDRAVKAKPKRYATRVLRKPA, encoded by the coding sequence ATGCTCGATGACACTCTCCATTTCCTGGCAAACCACCTTGAAGCGCCTGACTGGCGTCGTTTGGGAGAGCATTTGCCTGTGGAATGGATTGAACAGGCCGTGCTGCGCACCGAGGCCACGAGCATCCGCCATCGGCGCTTGCCTGCCGAGCAAGTAGTGTGGCTGATGGTGGCCTTGGCACTCTATCGTCACAAATCCATCAGTGAAGTACTTGATGATCTCGGCTTGGCGGTGCCAGACTCACAGACCCCTTTTGTCAGCAAGAGCGCAGTGGCGCAGGCACGCCAGCGTCTTGGATCAGATCCTTTGAAATGGCTGTTTGATCATTCGGTACAACATTGGAGCAAGCAGGATCGTGGCACCTATTTATTCAAAGGGCTAGTGTTGTTTGCCATGGATGGCACCACATTGCGCACCCATGACATTGTTGAGGATCGGGAGCACTTCGGGGCACAAAATTATGCCAGTGGTGCCATCGCGAGCTATCCTCAGGTACGTGGGGTGACGCTGACCGCGTTGTCCACGCATATTGTTCACAGTGCTGCATTTGGCCCTTACGGTACCAATGAAATGCTGTATGCCAAACAGCTCATCGACGGTGTGCCCAACGATTCGCTCACTGTCTTTGATCGGGGGTTTCTGTCAGCCGAAATTCTGTGCGCGCTGACCCGTGGCGGCAGCGAACGTCACTTCATCATTCCCGCTAAATCGAATACCCGCTGGGAAATCATTGAGGGCGATGACGAGGAGGATGACTTCACAGTGCGTATGCGCGTATCTCCGCAAGCGCGTGCCAAGTGCGCTGAGTTGCCGCAGTTCTGGGAGGCGCGTGCCATTGCCATTGTCGATCACCAAGGGCGCAAACGTATTCTATTGACTTCGCTACGCGACCAACGCCGCTACAAACCTCTCGATATTGCGAACTGCTACGCGCGTCGCTGGGGTATCGAAACAAGTTACCGTGAACTCAATCAGACAATGTTGGGAACCACGCTCACCCTGCGCTCAAAAACCGTGGACGGGGTATATCAGGAAATCTGGGGCACCCTGATCGCCTACAACCTGATCCGCCTGGAGATTGCCAAGGCAGCTTTAGTTGTCAAATGCGAACCCACGGAAGTAAGCTTCATCCGCGCCTTCCATTTGATCCAGTTCGAGCTTCACTGGACTGCCGTCACCAGATCCTATGGCAAGTTGCCTGCTTCAATGAAACATCTGCGTGAAAGGCTGGTTAGCCTTCTCAAGGACGAACGGCCCGATCGAAAATTCGATCGGGCCGTTAAGGCAAAACCAAAGCGCTATGCCACTCGCGTTCTAAGAAAGCCTGCTTAA
- a CDS encoding bifunctional diguanylate cyclase/phosphodiesterase — MTTPNELNERRLARADSARQQAELLLEEKSLQLYNEALKREVIVAALIESEERYRLLVELSPFSILIEVKKRIVFVNPAAQTLFCASSPGDLLGRSLVSLFASGYDTYNKSAAGHEDQACLLDGRLLDVSVSCIRYTYFGQPAVQINLQDISVQKELRKQLHHQATRDELTGLVNRKTMRHGLNDAITYAASNKQSIGVIFLDLDRFKSVNDSYGHHVGDLLLNEVAKRILKEVLSTDIVCRPSGDEFILVIHERADGTPLARVIQGIIDSIARHMIIEDKTLTITCSAGVAIYPFDGGSAELLLKSADIAMYNAKRLDQANFQFFTKAMEVKALERVVIEKALRTALVKDEFVLHYQLQVNAETKQIVGMEALIRWHHSKLGNIVPDRFIGIAEESGLIITVGDWVLRTACTQTRALSKLGFHQIRIAVNVSARQFSQIDFVDSIARTLKQTGLAPQYLELELTERLIMSDVELGIKKMHALKDLGITLSIDDFGTGYSSLSYLKQFPIDVLKIDRIFVQDISINADDAAIVRSIISLAHNLKLQVVAEGVETQEQANFLRAHGCDILQGYFICEPLPWDQLEILITKQRGCI, encoded by the coding sequence ATGACAACGCCTAACGAGTTGAACGAACGGCGGTTAGCCCGGGCGGATAGTGCACGGCAACAAGCTGAATTGCTATTGGAAGAAAAAAGCCTTCAACTTTACAATGAGGCCCTCAAACGAGAGGTAATAGTCGCGGCCTTAATAGAAAGTGAAGAACGTTATAGATTGCTAGTTGAGCTATCGCCATTTTCAATTTTAATTGAAGTTAAAAAGCGAATCGTTTTTGTAAATCCGGCGGCACAGACGCTTTTTTGCGCATCAAGTCCGGGCGATCTTTTGGGCCGTTCTTTGGTTTCTTTGTTTGCATCTGGTTACGATACGTACAATAAATCGGCTGCTGGCCATGAAGACCAGGCCTGCCTACTGGACGGTCGTTTGCTTGACGTGAGTGTCAGTTGCATTAGGTACACTTATTTTGGCCAGCCCGCAGTACAGATAAATTTACAAGATATTTCAGTTCAAAAAGAGCTCCGAAAGCAGTTACACCATCAAGCTACGCGAGATGAATTGACTGGCCTTGTCAATCGGAAAACTATGCGCCATGGTTTAAATGACGCCATCACATATGCCGCTAGCAACAAGCAATCAATTGGGGTGATATTTTTAGATCTTGATCGATTTAAATCTGTTAACGACAGTTATGGTCATCATGTCGGTGACCTGTTGTTAAACGAAGTGGCAAAACGAATTTTAAAAGAGGTCTTGTCTACCGATATCGTATGTCGTCCTAGCGGGGACGAATTCATACTGGTAATACACGAGAGGGCAGATGGTACACCGTTAGCGCGTGTGATCCAAGGCATCATAGACTCGATCGCGCGACACATGATAATCGAAGATAAGACTTTAACTATTACGTGCAGTGCTGGCGTAGCAATATATCCATTTGATGGGGGATCTGCTGAACTACTTTTAAAAAGTGCCGATATCGCCATGTATAACGCGAAAAGATTGGATCAGGCAAATTTTCAATTTTTTACAAAAGCAATGGAGGTAAAAGCGCTTGAACGGGTAGTTATCGAGAAAGCTTTACGCACAGCCTTGGTAAAAGATGAATTCGTTTTGCATTACCAGCTTCAAGTAAATGCTGAAACAAAGCAAATCGTCGGCATGGAAGCATTAATTCGATGGCATCATTCAAAGCTTGGCAATATAGTACCCGACCGGTTTATAGGAATTGCAGAGGAAAGTGGCTTAATTATTACGGTTGGAGATTGGGTATTACGCACTGCTTGTACACAAACGAGAGCATTGTCCAAGCTAGGTTTCCATCAGATACGGATAGCTGTAAACGTCTCTGCACGACAATTTTCTCAAATAGACTTTGTCGACTCAATTGCCCGCACACTCAAGCAGACTGGATTGGCTCCTCAATATTTAGAATTGGAGCTGACAGAACGCTTGATTATGAGCGATGTCGAGCTTGGAATTAAAAAAATGCATGCACTTAAAGACCTCGGGATTACGTTGTCGATTGATGATTTCGGTACTGGATATTCGAGCCTCTCATATTTAAAACAATTTCCTATAGATGTCCTCAAAATTGATCGAATCTTTGTGCAGGACATCTCCATTAATGCGGACGATGCGGCCATTGTTCGATCCATCATCTCGCTAGCGCATAATCTAAAATTACAAGTCGTGGCAGAGGGCGTCGAAACACAAGAACAAGCCAATTTTCTACGCGCACATGGTTGTGATATATTGCAGGGATATTTTATATGTGAGCCTTTGCCTTGGGACCAGTTAGAAATATTGATTACCAAACAGCGAGGTTGTATTTAG
- a CDS encoding heme NO-binding domain-containing protein translates to MKGIIFQTFIHMMEKTFSIEMADEVMSAATLETGGAYTTVGTYKYPEIIEMVGHLSERTGVPVPTLLCAFGKDLFTSFTRSNINHLENVNSTFSLLKVLDNKIHVDVKKLYPDAELPSFEYSNSDPLVLILVYRSQRPFADLAEGLIRGAISHFNESISLCRIDYPSQQGVHSRFTLTKTFDDNA, encoded by the coding sequence ATGAAGGGCATTATTTTTCAAACATTTATTCACATGATGGAAAAAACATTTTCCATCGAAATGGCTGATGAAGTCATGTCTGCGGCGACGTTAGAAACGGGCGGGGCTTACACAACTGTCGGAACATATAAATATCCTGAAATAATCGAAATGGTAGGTCATTTAAGTGAAAGGACAGGAGTGCCCGTACCCACGCTGCTTTGCGCGTTCGGAAAAGACTTGTTTACCAGTTTCACGCGATCTAACATTAATCATTTGGAAAATGTGAACTCCACTTTTTCTCTTCTGAAAGTATTAGATAACAAAATACATGTTGATGTTAAAAAATTGTATCCCGATGCAGAATTACCAAGCTTCGAATACAGTAATTCTGATCCTTTAGTATTAATTTTAGTATATCGTTCCCAACGTCCTTTTGCGGACTTGGCTGAGGGGTTGATTCGTGGTGCTATCAGCCATTTCAATGAGTCGATTTCGTTATGCCGAATAGATTACCCTTCTCAACAAGGCGTGCATAGTCGATTCACACTCACAAAAACATTCGATGACAACGCCTAA